A genomic stretch from Orcinus orca chromosome 14, mOrcOrc1.1, whole genome shotgun sequence includes:
- the LOC101284151 gene encoding annexin A8 isoform X2: MAWWKAWIEQKGVSVKSSRHFNPDPDAETLYKAMKGIGTNEQAVIDVLTQRSNAQRQQIAKSFMAQFGKDLIETLKSELSAEFERLIIALMYPPYRYEAKELYDAMKGLGTREGVIIEILASRTKNELQEIMKAYEEDYWSSLEEDIQADTSGYLERILVCLLQGSRDDLCGFVDPGLALQDAQDLYAAGEKICGTDEMKFITILCTRSATHLMRVFEDYEKMASKSIEDSIKSETHGSLEEAMLTVVKCTRNLHSYFAERLYYAMKGAGTHDGTLIRIIVSRSEIDLNLIKCRFKEMYGRTLSSMIVEDTSSDYKNALLNVVGSDP, encoded by the exons ATGGCCTGGTGGAAAGCCTGG atTGAACAGAAGGGTGTCTCGGTGAAGAGCAGTCGCCACTTCAACCCAGACCCCGACGCAGAGACCCTCTACAAAGCTATGAAGGGGATCG GGACCAACGAGCAGGCCGTCATCGATGTGCTCACACAGAGAAGCAACGCACAGAGGCAGCAGATCGCCAAGTCCTTCATGGCTCAGTTTGGCAAG GATCTCATCGAGACGCTGAAGTCGGAGCTGAGCGCCGAGTTCGAGAGGCTCATCATAGCCCTCATGTACCCTCCATACAGATACGAAGCCAAGGAGCTGTACGACGCCATGAAG GGCTTAGGAACCAGAGAGGGCGTCATCATCGAAATCCTGGCTTCTCGGACCAAGAACGAGCTGCAGGAGATAATGAAGGCATATGAGGAGG ACTATTGGTCCAGCCTGGAGGAAGACATCCAAGCAGACACCAGCGGCTACCTGGAGAGGATCCTGGTGTGCCTCCTGCAG GGCAGCAGAGATGACTTGTGTGGCTTCGTGGACCCAGGACTGGCCCTGCAAGATGCACAG GATCTCTACGCAGCGGGTGAGAAGATTTGTGGGACTGATGAGATGAAATTCATCACCATCCTGTGCACGCGCAGTGCCACACACCTGATGAGAG TGTTTGAGGACTATGAGAAAATGGCCAGCAAGAGCATTGAGGACAGCATCAAGAGTGAGACCCACGGCTCACTGGAGGAGGCCATGCTCACAGTGG TGAAATGCACCCGGAACCTCCACAGCTACTTTGCAGAGCGCCTCTACTATGCCATGAAG GGAGCTGGAACTCACGATGGGACCCTGATAAGAATCATCGTTTCGAGGAGTGAGATTGACTTAAATCTCATCAAGTGTCGGTTCAAGGAGATGTACGGCAGGACCCTCAGCAGCATGATCGTG GAAGACACAAGCAGCGACTACAAGAATGCCCTGCTGAACGTGGTGGGCAGTGACCCCTGA
- the LOC101284151 gene encoding annexin A8 isoform X1: protein MAWWKAWAWLLLQIEQKGVSVKSSRHFNPDPDAETLYKAMKGIGTNEQAVIDVLTQRSNAQRQQIAKSFMAQFGKDLIETLKSELSAEFERLIIALMYPPYRYEAKELYDAMKGLGTREGVIIEILASRTKNELQEIMKAYEEDYWSSLEEDIQADTSGYLERILVCLLQGSRDDLCGFVDPGLALQDAQDLYAAGEKICGTDEMKFITILCTRSATHLMRVFEDYEKMASKSIEDSIKSETHGSLEEAMLTVVKCTRNLHSYFAERLYYAMKGAGTHDGTLIRIIVSRSEIDLNLIKCRFKEMYGRTLSSMIVEDTSSDYKNALLNVVGSDP, encoded by the exons ATGGCCTGGTGGAAAGCCTGG gcgtggcttctcttgcagatTGAACAGAAGGGTGTCTCGGTGAAGAGCAGTCGCCACTTCAACCCAGACCCCGACGCAGAGACCCTCTACAAAGCTATGAAGGGGATCG GGACCAACGAGCAGGCCGTCATCGATGTGCTCACACAGAGAAGCAACGCACAGAGGCAGCAGATCGCCAAGTCCTTCATGGCTCAGTTTGGCAAG GATCTCATCGAGACGCTGAAGTCGGAGCTGAGCGCCGAGTTCGAGAGGCTCATCATAGCCCTCATGTACCCTCCATACAGATACGAAGCCAAGGAGCTGTACGACGCCATGAAG GGCTTAGGAACCAGAGAGGGCGTCATCATCGAAATCCTGGCTTCTCGGACCAAGAACGAGCTGCAGGAGATAATGAAGGCATATGAGGAGG ACTATTGGTCCAGCCTGGAGGAAGACATCCAAGCAGACACCAGCGGCTACCTGGAGAGGATCCTGGTGTGCCTCCTGCAG GGCAGCAGAGATGACTTGTGTGGCTTCGTGGACCCAGGACTGGCCCTGCAAGATGCACAG GATCTCTACGCAGCGGGTGAGAAGATTTGTGGGACTGATGAGATGAAATTCATCACCATCCTGTGCACGCGCAGTGCCACACACCTGATGAGAG TGTTTGAGGACTATGAGAAAATGGCCAGCAAGAGCATTGAGGACAGCATCAAGAGTGAGACCCACGGCTCACTGGAGGAGGCCATGCTCACAGTGG TGAAATGCACCCGGAACCTCCACAGCTACTTTGCAGAGCGCCTCTACTATGCCATGAAG GGAGCTGGAACTCACGATGGGACCCTGATAAGAATCATCGTTTCGAGGAGTGAGATTGACTTAAATCTCATCAAGTGTCGGTTCAAGGAGATGTACGGCAGGACCCTCAGCAGCATGATCGTG GAAGACACAAGCAGCGACTACAAGAATGCCCTGCTGAACGTGGTGGGCAGTGACCCCTGA